One Centropristis striata isolate RG_2023a ecotype Rhode Island chromosome 22, C.striata_1.0, whole genome shotgun sequence genomic window carries:
- the LOC131960913 gene encoding complement C1q-like protein 2, translated as MRAVVVGLLLLGLCGSGAQGEVQETETRDAGEETTKQTTPDIWAEVRALRDMVVELKVELRNVEATVKDSESQVDELKAELIVTKMQVEQLQRETSDLQTRLSSSESRIDSSESRIEQLERENAEKPKVAFYTALTDAGHVGPFNTDITLKYSKVFTNIGDAYNPHSGFFTAPVRGVYYLQFTVCGAQAGGMGVNVYKNSQFIMHNSEWKEEAGVEQLTNSVVLELMAGDEIHLVLPSGYSLFDNINHHSTFSGALLFTL; from the exons ATGagggctgttgttgttggtttgctgctgctcGGTCTGTGTGGGTCAGGAGCTCAGGGGGAGGTTCAGGAGACGGAGACAAGAGATGCAGGTGAGGAGACCACAAAGCAAACCACACCCGACATCTGGGCGGAGGTGAGGGCTCTGAGGgacatggtggtggagctcaAGGTGGAGCTGAGGAACGTGGAGGCCACGGTGAAGGACAGCGAGAGCCAGGTGGATGAACTGAAAGCTGAGCTGATCGTCACCAAGATGCAGGtggagcagctgcagagagagacttCAG acttgcagaccagactgagcagcagtgagtccaggatcga cagcagtgagtccaggatcgagcagctggagagagaaaatgcag AGAAACCGAAGGTGGCCTTTTACACAGCTCTGACTGATGCAGGACATGTTGGACCATTTAACACAGACATcacactgaaatacagcaaagtcttcACCAACATTGGTGATGCTTACAATCCTCATTCAG GTTTCTTCACAGCACCAGTCAGAGGGGTCTACTACCTCCAGTTCACTGTGTGTGGGGCCCAAGCAGGTGGCATGGGTGTAAATGTGTACAAGAACAGCCAGTTTATCATGCATAATTCGGAGTGGAAGGAAGAGGCAGGTGTGGAACAGTTgactaactctgttgtcttggagctgatggcaggagatgAAATCCACCTGGTTCTCCCATCAGGTTATTCCCTCTTTGACAACATAAACCACCACAGCACCTTCAGTGGCGCCCTActcttcacactgtga
- the LOC131960384 gene encoding heavy metal-binding protein HIP-like — MRAVVVGLLLLGLCGSGAQGEVQETETRDAGEETTKQTTPDIWAEVRALRDMVVELKVELRNVEATVKDSEGQVDELKAELIVTKMEVEQLQRETSDLQTRLSSSETELLLSKSRIEQLERENAEKPKVAFYTALTDARDVGPFNTDITLKYSKVFTNIGDAYSPHSGFFTAPVRGVYYLQFTVCGHQAGLMGVYVYKNSQRIMYNGEWKEEAGLEFFTNSVVLELMAGDEIHLVLPAGLSLFDNSDNHSTFSGALLFTL; from the exons ATGagggctgttgttgttggtttgctgctgctcGGTCTGTGTGGGTCAGGAGCTCAGGGGGAGGTTCAGGAGACGGAGACAAGAGATGCAGGTGAGGAGACCACAAAGCAAACCACACCTGACATCTGGGCGGAGGTGAGGGCTCTGAGGgacatggtggtggagctcaAGGTGGAGCTGAGGAACGTGGAGGCCACGGTGAAGGATAGCGAGGGCCAGGTGGATGAACTGAAAGCTGAGCTGATCGTCACCAAGATGGAGGtggagcagctgcagagagagacttCAG acttgcagaccagactgagcagcagtgagactgAACTTCTCCTCAGCAAGTCCAGGATCGAGCAGCTGGaaagagaaaatgcag AGAAACCGAAGGTGGCCTTTTACACAGCTCTGACTGATGCAAGAGACGTTGGACCATTCAACACAGACATcacactgaaatacagcaaagtcttcACCAACATTGGTGATGCTTACAGTCCTCATTCAG GTTTCTTCACAGCACCAGTCAGAGGGGTCTACTACCTCCAGTTCACTGTGTGTGGTCACCAAGCAGGTCTCATGGGTGTCTATGTGTACAAGAACAGCCAGAGGATCATGTATAATGGGGAGTGGAAGGAAGAGGCAGGTTTGGAATTTTTCactaactctgttgtcttggagctgatggcaggagatgAAATCCACCTGGTTCTCCCAGCAGGTCTATCTCTCTTTGACAACAGCGATAACCACAGCACCTTCAGTGGCGCCCTActcttcacactgtga
- the LOC131960912 gene encoding heavy metal-binding protein HIP-like — translation MRAVVVGLLLLGLCGSGAQGEVQETETRDAGEETTKQATPDIWAEVRALRDMVVELKVELRNVEATVKDSESQVDELKAELIFTKMQVEQLQRETSDLQTRLSSSETELLLSKSRIEQLERENAEKPKVAFYTALTEGHVGPFNTDITLKYSKVFTNIGDAYSPNTGIFTAPVRGVYYLQFTACGNQAGYIGVRVYKNNQKIMSNWERKDNSSLIFFTNSVVLELMAGDTIHLVLPSGYSLYDDSNNYSTFSGALLFTL, via the exons ATGagggctgttgttgttggtttgctgctgctcGGTCTGTGTGGGTCAGGAGCTCAGGGGGAGGTTCAGGAGACGGAGACAAGAGATGCAGGTGAGGAGACCACAAAGCAAGCCACACCTGACATCTGGGCGGAGGTGAGGGCTCTGAGGgacatggtggtggagctcaAGGTGGAGCTGAGGAACGTGGAGGCCACGGTGAAGGACAGCGAGAGCCAGGTGGATGAACTGAAAGCTGAGCTGATCTTCACCAAGATGCAGGtggagcagctgcagagagagacttCAG acttgcagaccagactgagcagcagtgagactgAACTTCTCCTCAGCAAGTCCAGGATcgagcagctggagagagaaaatgcag AGAAACCGAAGGTGGCCTTTTACACAGCTCTGACTGAAGGACACGTTGGACCATTCAACACAGACATcacactgaaatacagcaaagtcttcACCAACATTGGCGATGCTTACAGTCCTAATACAG GTATCTTCACAGCACCAGTCAGAGGGGTCTACTACCTGCAGTTCACTGCATGTGGGAACCAAGCAGGTTACATTGGTGTACGTGTGTACAAGAACAACCAGAAGATCATGTCTAATTGGGAGCGTAAGGACAATAgtagtttgatatttttcactaactctgttgtcttggagctgatggcaggagatACAATCCACCTGGTTCTCCCATCAGGTTATTCTCTCTATGATGACAGCAACAACTACAGCACCTTCAGTGGCGCCCTActcttcacactgtga